The proteins below come from a single Limosilactobacillus reuteri genomic window:
- a CDS encoding coiled-coil domain-containing protein: protein MLTQSKETRNAWRASQRILDIKVTIDGKTYGATDINSLKYDSGAYNGDTFAIGSTYSNTVQIEFSHLIEGLKLGMEVRPSIGIKTSSGYVYEPLGVFIISSEIKMDRNNNLTTVSASDRFCGLEGGYVSKLTYPAKVLDVIAEICAQSGVKANTDDLARLPHQADLPAPITGQSYRKALGWIAQLYVGYALFDRQGLFTIRTISEPNYELDPSQYEQAGLTKNEAAYKINGIQCQVTITTKTRDGESTEETKTYQAGDATGSQIKLENNIMTPQRLNDIWEQLKDLTFYPFSLNWFGNPAVEAGDWLRLEDKQGNSFVVPNSSYTLDFNGGLSATSKADQTTSSDQMVPWQGNVAQTIKELKIRRSPDGTVVFPPSVTEPPANAKFNDVWFKKNGNSTELWIFEKQDDGSGKWIRKDLSDDEIKKKVADAQQGLNQAKADIISNKQKADADIENLNKSIEDNKKVADESLQKLNDSVTNLQGQYDNNVVPNLNKVMADASDALQKYISAQNSIADLTKQAQEQGKDIADVTNTVKGLNINYANLAGDVSSTKVDVKGLQTTIGTANGDIAQLKLDAQNLQTMLAGKVDNTTYTNFVNLTNQALNARLTASDLNGYAKTVDVQATANGLRVDLNAVTGKLNNMIVGNRNLIRNSAFPTNTDYWESTAEITTHIFYYQGKKNLFVINNSSTDEKVCDSARFPVKRNTDYVFSFKGFMSWNVSSYDVWFLARKNGETSQFSYSKPIVSGQRLSNGSLQYVKDIVFNSGDNDEAYIRFDNNGSNDGKNSVLCFGEIQLEEGNKSTAWNAAPEDEKQRVDDIASQLSARITANSQQFSSYYTKVEADNKTNSAKEEAKSNAVNAIKSEGNWQGLNNILTNSGFLQTADGFLQKVQQTTQPMIDANNGGGINLVGLSGFHNISVDQLRSRWAVSDNVSINAKGGRNQTGSIVIDARATDTYREITQTIDLEPDTDYRLSFHLLFVELNNKDYSAYTYLVEKDSSGNNVVPYRDSNRLIANTDDRNKNSFIIHTSTSTSKGILYIRANPGTKIELEEVKLEKGRVSTPWSPAPADFATQIKFTELSQSLDGLRSTVGSNYGDLLTQISQSSSAVRTELTNKITGVQNQITTTANGLDAKIAGIRVGGRNLIQNSNASIDRAVPWENTTLQAHSFYYNGTKKMFVLQTNSKNELTSGSNWFKIKPGQKYTFSFWGFQSWNMSNYDVWLLLRHSGENGSYDSTYQIVTGERLSNGNCQKVTRTFTAPDGYDEAYIRLDNNGSNDGNNAVFFFNELKLEEGTIATDWSPAPEDDDKAFAALNVTIDGLKSTISGNYGDLKNQITQTNQTTRNEIDDKVKGLQGQLTLQANNFNVSLNNLQIGGTNLIRNSGNFQNTNYWTLDSWGGQRGQLGLGKHGFWKNNQENLLEITNYDVNATAVAKSSRFNVKPSTTYTLSFNGFHDVNLKSYTVYFLGRKYNSSNDYDVVVPIIAGSKLSASQSTYVKVQFNTGNSDEGYIRFDSNGILNSGMSTLYLADIKVEEGDKATAWSPAPEDQVAKDQILAQINMSAGTTLIQNNKIYMDASSTIFSGNAFIPSAAITSLNADKITAGTINGAKVNVINLNANNITAGTLKGSNGEFYLDSGSLHVWQGDHNAWIDKNGIHDSDNSGNNVWISNGSISAYGNSSGAYLFDGGLYLHKSQSLSDAVLNPNYGSITKSDNIVSFGTSGLDIDGKDGFLLRTHGWNDQTLAYLNGNEIIGAGIAGKSDGFMNIAAKKQLFLYAGEPVQNDKLKTIPKLVLDGTYQNGQTALKGTFSQYFFQGPSSGFSGGITLQDEFVNVGSLNGKNYFSISNDGAISITANGKSILSLNGLFPGVNGDFNVSGNFTVTGSKNAVVPTSRGMAAINAYETAEYYFGDIGETQTNSNGVVTVMIDPYFLETVNTLVPYQVFLTSYGDGNVWVSSRSANNFTVKSSKPNIHFVWEIKAKRKGYENDRMKIVKGVFNNEQY, encoded by the coding sequence GTGTTAACACAATCAAAAGAAACTCGAAATGCTTGGCGAGCTTCACAGCGAATTTTGGATATTAAAGTTACGATTGATGGTAAAACATATGGTGCAACTGATATTAATAGTTTGAAGTACGATTCAGGAGCTTACAACGGTGATACGTTTGCAATTGGGTCTACGTATTCAAATACAGTTCAGATTGAATTCTCTCACCTTATTGAGGGATTGAAGCTGGGAATGGAAGTTCGTCCTAGCATTGGAATAAAAACGTCTAGCGGTTATGTTTATGAACCGTTGGGCGTTTTTATTATCTCCAGTGAAATCAAGATGGACCGAAATAATAATCTTACAACTGTTAGTGCTAGTGATCGTTTCTGTGGCTTAGAGGGAGGTTATGTATCTAAACTAACGTACCCAGCCAAAGTATTAGATGTCATTGCGGAGATCTGTGCTCAATCAGGTGTTAAGGCTAATACTGATGATTTAGCACGTCTTCCGCACCAAGCAGATTTGCCAGCCCCAATCACTGGTCAAAGCTACCGTAAAGCACTTGGCTGGATTGCTCAGTTGTATGTTGGTTATGCTCTGTTTGATCGACAAGGTTTATTTACAATTCGGACAATTTCTGAACCAAACTATGAATTAGATCCTAGTCAATATGAACAAGCAGGACTAACGAAGAATGAAGCCGCTTATAAGATTAATGGTATTCAGTGTCAAGTCACGATTACCACTAAAACTCGTGATGGTGAGAGTACAGAGGAAACCAAGACTTATCAAGCTGGGGATGCTACTGGATCTCAAATTAAACTCGAAAATAATATCATGACACCACAACGACTTAATGATATTTGGGAGCAATTGAAAGACTTGACTTTTTACCCGTTTAGTCTGAATTGGTTTGGAAATCCTGCTGTTGAAGCAGGGGATTGGCTACGGCTAGAAGATAAACAGGGAAATTCTTTCGTTGTTCCAAACAGTAGCTACACACTTGATTTTAATGGTGGCCTTTCTGCAACTTCAAAAGCTGATCAGACAACTTCTTCTGATCAAATGGTTCCTTGGCAAGGCAACGTTGCTCAAACAATCAAGGAATTAAAGATTAGAAGATCACCAGATGGGACAGTTGTGTTTCCGCCAAGCGTAACAGAACCACCAGCCAACGCTAAGTTCAATGATGTTTGGTTTAAGAAAAATGGTAATTCAACCGAACTTTGGATATTTGAAAAGCAAGATGATGGGTCCGGTAAGTGGATTCGTAAAGATTTATCTGATGACGAGATAAAGAAAAAGGTTGCGGACGCTCAACAAGGACTCAACCAAGCCAAAGCAGATATCATCAGCAATAAACAAAAAGCTGATGCAGACATTGAGAATCTCAACAAATCGATTGAAGATAATAAAAAAGTTGCCGATGAAAGCTTACAAAAGCTAAACGATTCGGTAACTAATCTGCAAGGTCAATATGATAACAATGTTGTTCCTAATTTAAATAAGGTAATGGCTGATGCGTCTGATGCACTGCAAAAGTATATCTCTGCTCAAAATTCAATTGCTGATCTAACTAAGCAGGCACAAGAGCAAGGCAAAGATATTGCTGATGTAACTAACACGGTTAAAGGGTTAAACATCAATTACGCCAATTTAGCAGGGGATGTTAGTTCCACCAAAGTTGACGTAAAAGGTCTGCAAACCACTATTGGTACTGCTAACGGTGATATCGCACAGTTAAAGCTTGATGCACAGAATCTACAAACAATGTTGGCTGGTAAAGTCGATAATACTACCTACACGAATTTTGTTAATCTAACTAATCAAGCTTTGAATGCTCGGTTAACTGCTAGCGATTTAAACGGTTACGCTAAAACTGTAGACGTGCAGGCGACGGCTAATGGGTTACGGGTTGATTTAAATGCTGTAACCGGAAAATTGAATAACATGATAGTTGGGAATCGAAACCTTATCAGAAATTCCGCTTTTCCAACAAACACTGACTATTGGGAATCAACGGCTGAGATTACTACTCATATTTTTTATTACCAAGGCAAGAAAAATTTATTTGTAATAAATAATTCAAGCACTGATGAAAAGGTATGTGACTCAGCACGATTTCCAGTAAAGCGAAATACAGATTATGTTTTTAGCTTCAAAGGGTTTATGTCGTGGAATGTGTCATCGTATGATGTATGGTTCTTGGCGAGAAAGAATGGAGAAACTTCACAATTCTCTTATTCTAAGCCGATTGTTTCAGGTCAAAGACTTTCTAACGGATCACTACAGTATGTAAAAGATATTGTATTTAACTCTGGGGATAATGATGAAGCTTATATTCGATTTGATAATAACGGATCAAACGATGGTAAAAACTCTGTATTATGTTTTGGTGAAATTCAATTAGAAGAAGGAAACAAATCAACGGCATGGAATGCTGCACCAGAAGATGAAAAACAACGTGTTGACGATATAGCTTCACAATTATCCGCCCGAATTACAGCTAACAGTCAACAATTTAGTTCTTACTATACAAAAGTAGAAGCGGACAATAAAACCAATTCAGCTAAGGAAGAAGCAAAAAGCAATGCAGTCAATGCGATCAAGAGTGAGGGTAATTGGCAAGGGCTAAATAATATTCTGACTAATTCAGGATTCTTACAAACTGCTGACGGCTTTTTACAAAAAGTTCAACAGACAACTCAACCAATGATTGATGCTAATAATGGTGGTGGAATCAACTTAGTTGGATTATCTGGTTTCCACAACATCAGTGTTGATCAGTTGAGATCGCGCTGGGCAGTTTCGGATAATGTTTCTATTAATGCTAAGGGCGGACGCAATCAGACCGGTAGTATTGTTATCGATGCCCGCGCAACTGATACTTACCGAGAGATAACACAAACAATTGATTTAGAACCGGATACTGATTATCGGCTATCTTTTCATTTATTATTTGTTGAATTAAATAATAAGGATTACAGTGCGTACACTTATTTAGTCGAAAAGGATTCATCGGGTAACAATGTAGTTCCATATCGTGATAGTAATCGTTTAATAGCGAACACTGATGACAGAAACAAAAATTCATTTATTATCCACACCAGTACATCAACTAGCAAAGGTATACTCTATATTCGTGCAAATCCTGGTACGAAGATTGAATTGGAAGAAGTAAAGTTAGAAAAGGGGAGAGTTTCTACTCCATGGTCTCCAGCACCAGCTGACTTTGCAACACAAATTAAATTTACGGAATTATCGCAATCTTTGGACGGCTTACGTTCGACGGTAGGAAGTAACTATGGTGACTTACTGACACAGATTAGCCAAAGCTCATCTGCTGTCCGCACTGAGTTAACTAATAAAATTACTGGTGTTCAAAACCAAATAACGACAACCGCAAACGGCTTAGATGCAAAAATTGCTGGTATTCGAGTTGGTGGTCGAAACTTAATTCAAAACAGTAATGCAAGTATAGACCGTGCTGTTCCTTGGGAGAACACCACGCTTCAAGCACATTCTTTTTACTATAATGGCACCAAGAAAATGTTTGTACTGCAAACAAATAGTAAAAACGAATTAACTAGCGGAAGTAACTGGTTCAAAATAAAGCCTGGTCAAAAATATACTTTTAGCTTTTGGGGCTTCCAGTCTTGGAATATGTCAAATTATGATGTATGGCTATTGCTCCGTCATTCCGGCGAGAACGGGAGTTATGATTCGACATATCAGATTGTTACTGGAGAACGACTATCAAATGGCAATTGTCAGAAAGTAACAAGAACTTTTACAGCACCTGATGGGTATGATGAAGCTTATATTCGCCTAGATAATAACGGATCCAATGACGGTAACAATGCCGTCTTTTTCTTTAATGAACTTAAACTTGAAGAGGGGACAATAGCGACTGATTGGTCGCCGGCTCCTGAAGATGATGATAAGGCTTTTGCAGCATTAAACGTCACTATCGATGGTTTAAAATCAACTATTTCAGGTAATTATGGTGATTTAAAAAATCAAATTACTCAAACAAACCAAACTACTCGCAATGAAATTGATGATAAGGTTAAGGGACTTCAGGGGCAATTAACCTTGCAAGCAAATAACTTTAATGTTTCTTTGAATAATCTTCAGATTGGTGGTACCAATTTAATTCGCAATTCTGGCAATTTCCAGAATACAAACTACTGGACTTTAGATTCATGGGGTGGTCAACGAGGACAATTAGGCCTGGGGAAACACGGCTTCTGGAAGAATAATCAAGAGAACCTATTAGAGATAACTAATTATGACGTAAATGCTACTGCCGTAGCAAAATCTAGTCGTTTCAATGTAAAACCAAGTACAACCTATACTTTAAGCTTTAATGGTTTTCATGACGTAAATCTAAAAAGCTACACGGTTTATTTCTTAGGCAGAAAATACAATTCCAGTAACGACTACGATGTGGTAGTACCGATAATTGCTGGCTCAAAATTATCAGCAAGTCAGTCTACGTATGTGAAGGTTCAATTTAATACTGGTAATTCAGATGAAGGATATATTCGGTTTGATAGTAACGGAATATTAAACAGTGGAATGTCGACTCTATATCTAGCTGATATTAAGGTAGAAGAAGGAGACAAAGCAACCGCTTGGTCACCGGCGCCAGAAGATCAAGTAGCAAAAGATCAAATTCTTGCTCAAATCAACATGTCTGCTGGAACGACTCTTATTCAAAATAACAAGATCTACATGGACGCCAGTTCAACTATTTTTAGTGGTAATGCATTTATCCCAAGTGCAGCTATTACTTCACTTAATGCAGATAAGATTACTGCTGGAACAATTAATGGTGCAAAAGTTAATGTCATCAACCTGAATGCGAATAACATTACTGCCGGGACATTAAAAGGTAGCAATGGTGAATTTTATCTCGATAGTGGATCCCTCCATGTTTGGCAAGGTGATCATAATGCCTGGATAGATAAAAACGGAATACATGATTCTGATAATAGCGGTAATAACGTTTGGATTTCCAATGGTTCAATTAGTGCTTATGGAAATTCAAGCGGTGCATATCTTTTTGATGGTGGCTTATATCTTCATAAAAGTCAATCTCTTTCAGACGCTGTCTTGAATCCAAACTATGGAAGCATTACTAAGAGTGATAATATTGTATCCTTTGGAACGTCTGGCTTAGATATTGATGGTAAGGATGGCTTTTTACTAAGAACTCATGGTTGGAACGATCAAACATTAGCTTATTTGAATGGAAACGAGATTATTGGTGCTGGTATTGCTGGAAAAAGTGATGGCTTTATGAATATTGCTGCTAAGAAGCAACTCTTCCTATATGCTGGCGAACCGGTTCAGAACGATAAGCTAAAAACAATACCTAAATTAGTATTGGACGGGACATATCAAAATGGTCAAACAGCATTGAAAGGCACGTTCTCGCAGTATTTCTTTCAAGGACCATCAAGTGGATTTTCTGGAGGAATAACACTACAAGATGAATTTGTTAATGTAGGAAGCTTAAATGGAAAAAATTATTTTTCTATTAGTAATGATGGTGCAATTAGTATCACAGCAAACGGCAAAAGTATTCTATCTTTAAACGGATTATTCCCAGGGGTTAATGGAGATTTTAATGTTAGTGGGAATTTTACTGTTACTGGTTCAAAAAATGCCGTTGTACCAACATCGCGGGGAATGGCAGCTATTAACGCCTATGAAACCGCCGAATATTACTTTGGCGATATTGGAGAAACACAAACTAATAGTAATGGTGTAGTTACTGTCATGATTGATCCTTACTTTTTAGAAACAGTTAATACATTGGTGCCATACCAAGTATTTCTAACTTCATATGGCGATGGAAACGTGTGGGTTTCTTCACGTTCAGCAAATAATTTTACAGTTAAGTCTAGCAAACCTAATATTCACTTTGTTTGGGAAATCAAAGCTAAGCGTAAAGGGTACGAAAATGATCGAATGAAAATAGTTAAAGGGGTTTTTAATAATGAACAATATTGA
- a CDS encoding DUF6711 family protein, with product MYSLKISGTVVNPAPQTMQVAIQDIDAKATRDAQGLLHRDRVATKRKITLTFGALTVAECAKILDSVKAEFFNVEYLDPVDGQVRSGTFYVGDRTAPVYSFVGSLPVWKGLSFDLIEQ from the coding sequence TTGTATTCTCTAAAAATTTCTGGGACAGTGGTTAATCCTGCCCCACAAACAATGCAGGTTGCTATTCAAGATATTGATGCAAAGGCGACCCGTGATGCGCAAGGACTTTTACATCGTGATCGAGTTGCAACTAAAAGAAAAATAACATTAACTTTTGGTGCTTTAACAGTAGCAGAGTGCGCAAAGATTTTAGATTCTGTTAAGGCTGAATTCTTTAATGTTGAGTATTTAGATCCAGTAGACGGGCAAGTTCGATCGGGGACGTTTTATGTTGGTGATCGGACAGCGCCCGTTTATTCATTTGTAGGATCTTTACCAGTTTGGAAAGGTTTATCTTTTGATCTGATTGAGCAATAA